A single window of Rubripirellula lacrimiformis DNA harbors:
- a CDS encoding sulfatase encodes MQKSNLSLTILIGLLCMTSGGRLPGQESTDADPQQADKIRNVLLIVSDDLRASTLGCYGDQITRTPNLDRLAANGMVFDRVYCQGTWCAPSRRSFMRSRYVDVNCPTLGETLIDAGIPSVRVGKIFHMRVPGDIVDGTDGEDIAQCWTQRFNSQGDEAHTVGDYACLNQNIFTTAMEGRQGARTAHRAFVTVQVDGDASDQPDSKSASKATQLLNQYKDQPFFLAVGLIRPHYPMVAPQAMFGHYPPEAMELPSTWNQDIGDSGIPPAGLASGRSAQNGIGRFPINQKRMWSGYRASVEFMDAQVGRILDSLDELGLSESTAVIFTSDHGYHLGDHTFWQKSNLHEHVARVPLIIRPGTPPSTSQAQASRSPEAAGGRRSESLVELVDLYPTICDWLSVDTPDDCQGTSLLPILADPSSKIREAAITVGGKNKTRNFLYRTKRWALMSYHDGTSELYDMPQDPEQRNNLSGDPHHAATKNSLQQRLDAVIAERGLSLPSR; translated from the coding sequence ATGCAAAAGTCGAATCTTTCCTTGACCATCCTGATCGGCTTGCTTTGCATGACCTCAGGTGGCCGCTTGCCGGGGCAGGAATCGACGGACGCTGATCCGCAGCAAGCCGACAAGATCAGGAATGTGCTGCTGATCGTATCGGATGACCTGCGGGCCAGCACACTGGGTTGTTATGGCGACCAGATCACACGCACGCCCAACCTAGATCGGCTGGCCGCAAACGGAATGGTGTTCGACCGCGTCTATTGCCAAGGAACCTGGTGCGCTCCGTCACGACGATCCTTCATGCGTTCCCGGTATGTCGACGTTAACTGCCCCACGCTTGGCGAAACCCTGATCGACGCCGGCATCCCCAGCGTCCGCGTCGGCAAGATTTTTCACATGCGTGTCCCGGGTGACATCGTCGATGGAACCGATGGCGAGGACATTGCCCAGTGCTGGACCCAGCGATTCAATTCACAAGGCGACGAAGCACACACCGTCGGCGACTATGCCTGTTTGAACCAAAACATCTTCACGACGGCGATGGAAGGCAGGCAGGGCGCCCGCACCGCTCACCGCGCCTTCGTGACCGTCCAGGTCGACGGCGACGCTTCGGACCAACCCGATTCCAAATCCGCGTCCAAGGCAACCCAACTGCTGAATCAGTACAAAGACCAGCCGTTCTTTTTGGCGGTCGGATTGATCCGGCCGCATTACCCGATGGTCGCTCCCCAAGCCATGTTCGGGCACTACCCGCCCGAAGCAATGGAATTGCCCAGCACTTGGAACCAAGACATCGGCGACAGCGGTATTCCACCGGCGGGACTCGCCAGCGGCCGTTCCGCCCAGAATGGCATTGGTCGCTTCCCGATCAACCAAAAACGCATGTGGTCCGGGTATCGAGCCAGCGTTGAATTCATGGATGCCCAAGTCGGCCGCATCCTGGATTCGCTGGACGAACTGGGGCTCAGTGAATCGACGGCGGTGATCTTCACCAGCGACCACGGCTATCACCTAGGCGATCACACGTTTTGGCAGAAAAGCAACTTGCACGAACACGTCGCCAGGGTGCCGCTGATCATTCGACCAGGAACCCCGCCATCCACGTCACAAGCCCAAGCGAGTCGCTCTCCCGAAGCTGCCGGGGGCCGAAGATCGGAATCGCTGGTCGAACTGGTGGACCTGTACCCGACGATTTGCGATTGGCTGTCAGTCGACACACCCGATGATTGCCAAGGCACCAGCCTGTTGCCAATCTTGGCCGATCCATCCAGCAAGATCCGCGAGGCAGCGATCACCGTGGGCGGAAAAAACAAAACACGCAACTTTCTGTACCGAACAAAACGCTGGGCGCTGATGTCGTACCACGATGGAACATCCGAACTTTACGACATGCCACAGGATCCCGAACAGCGGAACAATCTATCCGGTGATCCTCATCACGCGGCTACAAAGAACTCGCTGCAGCAAAGACTCGACGCAGTGATTGCCGAGCGTGGCTTAAGCCTGCCGTCGCGATAG
- a CDS encoding hybrid sensor histidine kinase/response regulator has product MNETPMTDQTKIRRGLVEPLSIALVIIALVISGVIALRNFRELQENRLLVRHTNQVLASLRETVAAVMDAESRQRGFLITGDTTYLTPFDEAVRQANESLDKLRSLTSDNPRQAVEVPLLRALVQERINELRHVLRVRAEEGSQAAEGAIAADAGNKTMDRIRAKADWMREIESEVLFIREDFAARSYLSGRTNIITSTAIGLILVGSVLYLLERNRRKAERSASQLRIIRERLELALDAGGMGSWNIDPETETLISDQRFQSIFTGQIGEITYEEAFDHIHPDDRAAVQAAVAASTNAVHPAPYSTEYRIVQSDGTVRWVRAEGAASFSGTGKHRKLSSFDGTVTDITDRKRQEQRLLESEQAANAANQSKSEFLANMSHEIRTPMAAILGYADVLLGHLKNPDNRNCVLVMKRNGQHLLELINDILDLSRIEAGKLDIDLESVSLPQLIADVQSLMHVRAEEKKLEFRAEFNTKVPEQIHTDPTRLRQVLINLIGNAIKFTDEGSVVLSVGSRGDRALQISVRDTGIGMSDEQQERLFKPFSQGDTSVTRSYGGSGLGLAISKRLVGMLGGAIEMESKIDVGSTFTVTLPIEVDAQVQWVQPDLISRRSEIDDAPTRKRKLTCRVLVVDDRRDVRHISQHFLEKAGATVSTAEDGQQGMDKAIEARGAEQPFDLIVMDMQMPNVDGLQATAQLRSEGIEWPIIALTADAMKGDRDRCLDGGCDDYLSKPIDHEKLVDMVGRYTQDISPEQLRDQRKRRMSTLRSNLGDTTVE; this is encoded by the coding sequence GTGAACGAAACTCCAATGACGGATCAGACGAAGATTCGACGCGGCTTGGTCGAACCGCTCTCGATTGCGCTGGTGATCATCGCATTGGTCATCAGCGGTGTGATCGCGCTGCGGAATTTCAGAGAGTTGCAGGAAAACCGCTTGCTGGTACGACACACCAACCAAGTGTTGGCATCTTTGCGTGAAACGGTTGCTGCGGTGATGGACGCCGAAAGCAGGCAGCGAGGGTTTCTGATCACGGGCGACACCACCTATCTGACACCTTTTGACGAAGCGGTGCGTCAGGCCAACGAATCACTCGACAAGCTAAGGTCGCTGACATCGGACAACCCACGCCAGGCCGTTGAGGTGCCTTTGTTGCGAGCATTGGTTCAAGAACGGATCAATGAACTTCGACACGTATTGAGAGTCCGCGCCGAAGAAGGAAGCCAGGCGGCCGAGGGTGCCATCGCAGCCGACGCAGGAAACAAAACGATGGACCGCATTCGGGCCAAGGCCGATTGGATGCGGGAAATCGAAAGCGAGGTGCTGTTCATTCGCGAGGACTTCGCAGCAAGATCCTATCTCAGCGGTCGCACCAATATCATCACATCGACCGCGATCGGATTGATTCTTGTCGGCAGCGTGCTGTACTTGCTAGAACGCAATCGACGCAAAGCAGAACGGTCCGCTAGCCAGCTTCGCATAATCCGCGAACGACTGGAACTGGCTTTGGATGCCGGTGGGATGGGGTCATGGAATATCGATCCAGAGACCGAGACCCTGATCAGTGACCAGCGATTCCAATCCATTTTCACCGGTCAGATCGGCGAGATCACGTACGAGGAAGCGTTCGACCACATTCATCCCGACGATCGTGCAGCGGTCCAGGCCGCGGTTGCCGCGTCAACCAACGCCGTTCACCCTGCGCCCTATTCGACGGAGTATCGCATCGTGCAGTCCGACGGGACCGTGCGATGGGTGCGAGCCGAGGGGGCAGCTAGTTTTTCCGGCACCGGCAAGCACCGTAAACTCAGCAGCTTTGACGGGACAGTCACCGACATCACCGACCGCAAACGTCAAGAACAACGCTTGCTAGAGAGCGAACAGGCGGCGAATGCTGCGAACCAGTCCAAGAGCGAGTTCTTGGCCAACATGTCGCACGAAATCCGCACGCCGATGGCGGCGATCCTCGGCTATGCCGACGTGCTGCTGGGGCATCTGAAGAACCCCGACAACCGCAACTGCGTGCTGGTCATGAAACGCAATGGCCAACACCTGCTGGAACTGATCAACGACATCTTAGATCTATCGCGGATCGAAGCAGGAAAACTGGACATCGATCTCGAATCGGTCAGCCTGCCACAACTGATCGCCGACGTGCAATCACTGATGCATGTTCGCGCAGAAGAAAAGAAACTCGAATTCCGTGCCGAATTCAATACCAAGGTTCCCGAACAGATTCACACCGACCCGACTCGTTTACGCCAGGTGCTGATCAATCTAATCGGGAACGCGATCAAGTTTACCGACGAGGGCAGCGTGGTGCTGTCGGTCGGGTCGCGTGGCGACCGTGCTTTACAGATTTCGGTACGCGACACGGGCATCGGGATGAGCGATGAACAGCAAGAAAGATTGTTCAAGCCGTTTTCCCAAGGTGATACCTCGGTTACCCGATCCTATGGCGGCAGCGGGCTTGGACTGGCCATCAGCAAACGCTTGGTCGGGATGCTCGGTGGCGCCATCGAAATGGAAAGCAAGATCGATGTCGGTTCCACGTTCACTGTTACTTTGCCGATCGAAGTCGACGCCCAAGTTCAATGGGTTCAACCCGACCTGATCTCGCGTCGCAGCGAAATCGACGACGCCCCCACGAGAAAACGAAAGCTGACCTGTCGCGTACTGGTCGTGGACGATCGCCGTGACGTACGACACATCAGCCAGCATTTCCTAGAAAAAGCCGGTGCAACGGTCAGTACTGCCGAAGACGGACAACAAGGGATGGACAAGGCCATCGAAGCTCGCGGCGCCGAGCAACCGTTTGATCTGATCGTGATGGACATGCAGATGCCAAACGTGGATGGCCTACAAGCGACGGCCCAACTGCGGTCCGAAGGCATCGAATGGCCCATCATCGCGTTGACGGCGGATGCAATGAAAGGAGACCGGGATCGATGCCTTGATGGTGGCTGTGACGACTATCTGTCGAAACCCATCGATCACGAAAAGCTTGTTGACATGGTCGGCCGTTACACCCAAGACATCAGCCCCGAACAATTGCGGGACCAACGCAAACGACGAATGTCCACTTTGCGATCCAACCTGGGTGACACCACGGTCGAATAG
- a CDS encoding CRTAC1 family protein, which translates to MSNKRKKTEADSAAVDNEEVERDDAAISRALRGSLLGIAVIVAIGCGVAYWMSRPRSTPPVRKSELATVEIREAPKINPPTVRFTDITDDAGISFVHNNGANGDKLLPETMGGGCAFFDFDDDGDQDLLLVSSADWPWDNASDRRQTSSLYRNDDGKFIDVTEGSGLDVELYGMGAAVGDFDNDGLVDVFMSAVGQNRLFRNAGDGKFVDVTDVSGVAGSDDSWSTSAGWFDYDNDGDIDLFVCNYVGWSREYDQGQGFQLVGGGRAYGRPQNFEGTFSNLYRNDGDGAFTDVSEQSGIQIRNDATSVPRSKSLGLTFCDFDNNGALDVVVSNDTVQNVLLSNDGKNHFHDVGTLTGIAFDATGNARGAMGIDVASFRDRRSIAVAIGNFSNEMTALYVSKAGQMQFYDEAVTTGLGPSTRSVLTFGLFYFDYDLDGRSDLFCANGHLEDDINRVQPSQHYEQPPQLFWNAGPQSATEFVQANESQVGADLFRPMVGRGASYADIDNDGDLDVLITTAGQKPRLLRNDQSLDHHWLRIKLVGDGVKCSRDAIGAWVDVDLGDAAVSQQVMPTRSYLSQVELPLTFGLGKRESVKGVTVRWPDGETQELGELAVDQLHAVRRSPASPQ; encoded by the coding sequence ATGAGTAATAAGCGTAAGAAAACAGAGGCGGATTCCGCGGCCGTCGACAACGAAGAAGTCGAACGCGACGACGCAGCGATCAGCCGTGCTCTGCGCGGGTCGTTGCTGGGGATCGCCGTGATCGTCGCGATCGGTTGCGGCGTGGCCTATTGGATGTCACGGCCCCGGTCCACGCCGCCGGTTCGGAAATCCGAGCTAGCCACGGTGGAAATTCGCGAGGCCCCCAAGATCAATCCGCCCACCGTTCGGTTCACCGACATCACGGACGATGCCGGAATTTCATTTGTCCACAACAACGGTGCAAACGGTGACAAGCTGCTTCCCGAGACGATGGGCGGTGGCTGCGCGTTTTTTGACTTTGATGACGACGGCGATCAAGATTTGCTGCTTGTCAGTTCGGCCGACTGGCCGTGGGACAACGCCAGCGATCGCCGGCAAACTTCCTCGCTGTATCGGAACGATGACGGCAAGTTCATCGACGTCACCGAGGGATCCGGGCTGGATGTCGAATTGTACGGCATGGGTGCGGCGGTCGGCGACTTCGACAACGACGGGCTGGTCGATGTGTTCATGTCGGCTGTTGGCCAAAACCGTCTGTTCCGAAATGCGGGTGACGGGAAATTTGTCGATGTCACGGATGTGTCGGGGGTCGCTGGATCGGACGATAGCTGGAGCACCAGTGCGGGATGGTTTGACTACGACAACGATGGCGACATTGATTTGTTTGTCTGCAACTATGTCGGTTGGAGTCGCGAGTATGACCAGGGGCAAGGTTTTCAGTTGGTCGGTGGTGGACGAGCCTACGGGAGGCCTCAGAACTTTGAAGGCACGTTTTCCAATCTGTATCGCAATGATGGCGACGGGGCGTTCACCGACGTGTCCGAGCAGTCCGGGATCCAGATTCGCAACGATGCCACCAGCGTACCGCGGTCCAAATCGTTGGGGCTTACGTTTTGTGATTTCGACAACAACGGCGCCCTTGATGTCGTCGTGTCGAACGATACCGTCCAAAATGTTTTGCTCAGCAACGACGGCAAGAATCACTTCCATGACGTTGGCACGTTGACGGGCATCGCCTTTGACGCCACCGGAAATGCCAGAGGTGCGATGGGCATCGACGTCGCTTCGTTCCGTGATCGCAGATCGATCGCAGTGGCTATCGGGAACTTTTCCAACGAGATGACGGCACTGTACGTTTCCAAGGCGGGGCAGATGCAGTTCTACGACGAGGCGGTCACGACGGGGCTGGGGCCAAGCACGCGATCGGTGTTGACGTTCGGTTTGTTCTATTTTGACTATGACCTGGACGGTCGTAGCGACTTGTTTTGTGCCAACGGTCACTTGGAGGATGACATCAACCGTGTGCAACCAAGTCAGCATTACGAACAGCCGCCGCAACTGTTTTGGAACGCGGGACCGCAAAGTGCAACCGAGTTTGTGCAGGCGAATGAGTCGCAGGTCGGTGCGGACCTGTTTCGGCCGATGGTGGGGCGCGGGGCATCTTATGCAGACATCGACAACGACGGCGATCTGGATGTTCTGATCACGACGGCGGGACAGAAGCCTCGACTGCTACGCAACGATCAATCACTCGATCACCATTGGCTGCGGATCAAATTGGTTGGCGACGGTGTGAAATGCTCACGCGACGCGATCGGAGCCTGGGTTGATGTTGATCTGGGCGACGCCGCTGTGTCGCAGCAAGTGATGCCGACGCGAAGCTACTTGTCGCAGGTCGAACTGCCGTTGACATTCGGGCTGGGCAAACGCGAATCGGTCAAGGGCGTCACCGTGCGGTGGCCAGATGGCGAAACGCAAGAATTGGGCGAACTTGCCGTCGACCAATTGCACGCGGTCCGTCGGTCGCCAGCATCGCCGCAGTGA
- a CDS encoding sulfatase family protein — MRHATCLLFVLLMACAVAAADRPNVVMLLSDDLGYKDIGCYDGPVQTPNLDGLAAKGMRFTNFYSGCAVCSPSRATLLTGRHHIRAGVYSWIHNDTQKSHLLRREVTIAECLGQAGYSTAHFGKWHLGLPTDLHDKPAPDQHGFEYWFATDNNAIPSHHNPTNFIRNGQSVGKIEGYSCQIVADEAIGWLQEHRVSDKPFFMNVWFHEPHQKIAAPDDLVTQYGKVGEKQAIYSGTVDNTDRAVGRLLAALKESGDYDNTLFIYASDNGSYLDERTGDLRGRKGLNWEGGIRVPGIFSWPGKVVEGGVSDAPAGLVDVLPTICGLLNIDPPKDRHLDGSDISALLMGRPDDFVRHQPLFWHLQKSRPVVAMRDGDFSLVAQPDYELSTDNMFQESWIPTIRSGGYRDFQLFDLRNDPGQQHDLATQMPERLQRLKKKLLEINASVMADGVDWNDR, encoded by the coding sequence ATGCGACATGCCACTTGCCTTTTGTTTGTCCTCCTGATGGCATGCGCCGTCGCTGCGGCGGATCGGCCGAACGTCGTCATGCTGTTGTCCGACGACTTGGGATACAAGGACATTGGATGCTATGACGGACCCGTTCAAACACCCAACCTAGACGGTTTGGCGGCGAAGGGGATGCGTTTCACGAATTTCTATTCCGGCTGCGCGGTTTGTTCTCCGTCGCGAGCAACGTTGTTGACCGGTCGGCACCATATTCGTGCGGGCGTCTACAGCTGGATTCACAATGACACTCAGAAGTCGCACCTGCTGCGGCGTGAAGTCACGATCGCTGAATGCCTAGGTCAGGCAGGCTATTCGACCGCTCACTTCGGCAAGTGGCATCTTGGGTTGCCGACCGATTTGCACGACAAGCCCGCACCGGACCAGCATGGGTTCGAATACTGGTTCGCCACTGACAACAACGCGATTCCAAGTCATCACAACCCGACCAATTTCATTCGCAATGGTCAGTCCGTGGGGAAAATCGAAGGCTATTCGTGTCAGATTGTTGCCGACGAAGCGATCGGTTGGTTGCAGGAACATCGTGTTTCTGACAAGCCATTTTTCATGAATGTCTGGTTCCATGAACCGCACCAAAAGATCGCTGCACCCGACGACCTCGTGACGCAGTATGGCAAGGTCGGCGAAAAGCAAGCGATCTACTCGGGCACGGTCGACAATACCGATCGAGCCGTTGGTCGCTTGTTGGCAGCGTTGAAAGAAAGTGGCGATTACGACAACACTCTGTTCATCTACGCTTCCGACAATGGAAGCTATCTTGACGAACGCACCGGTGATTTGCGTGGCCGAAAAGGATTGAATTGGGAAGGTGGAATTCGCGTTCCTGGGATCTTTTCCTGGCCAGGCAAAGTGGTCGAAGGGGGAGTGTCTGATGCACCTGCTGGCCTGGTCGATGTTCTGCCCACGATCTGTGGCTTGTTGAACATCGATCCGCCAAAGGATCGTCATCTGGATGGATCGGACATCTCAGCGCTGCTGATGGGAAGGCCCGATGATTTCGTTCGGCACCAACCACTGTTTTGGCATTTGCAGAAATCGCGTCCGGTCGTGGCGATGCGTGATGGCGATTTTTCATTGGTCGCACAACCGGACTACGAATTGTCGACCGACAACATGTTCCAGGAATCGTGGATCCCGACGATCCGATCAGGTGGCTATCGTGATTTTCAATTGTTCGATCTGCGGAACGATCCCGGGCAACAGCATGATCTGGCGACTCAAATGCCCGAGAGGCTGCAGCGATTGAAAAAGAAGCTGCTGGAGATCAACGCCAGCGTGATGGCCGACGGCGTAGACTGGAACGATCGATAA
- the corA gene encoding magnesium/cobalt transporter CorA, whose translation MTSEPNDGSGNRPHRSVINSAAYSNGVRVADIPIADLGDAWKHSDRFLWVGLHEPTEKVLLHIQQAFGLHDLAVEDAHNAHQRPKLEVYDDCVFVIIRTVKLSDRENQRIEFGETHVFLGPRYVVTVRHGSPHSHVGVRARCESTPNLLAKGEGFVLHAVMDFIVDQYFPVIDALEAELDELEVQIFSGKLMRSVTARIYHLRRDLLAIKQAISPLIEVSSRLARSNSQLISDDARPYFQDVHDHVVRIADLIDSLQQLSQTALESNLALISVGQNDDTKRLAAWAAMLAVPTMIAGLYGMNFKYMPETQWVWGYPVSLGIMLVSCLILYQWFRKLGWL comes from the coding sequence ATGACATCCGAGCCCAATGACGGATCCGGCAATCGTCCGCATCGTTCGGTGATCAACTCGGCCGCCTACAGCAATGGCGTGCGCGTTGCGGACATACCGATCGCAGACTTGGGCGATGCTTGGAAACACTCCGATCGTTTTCTGTGGGTCGGCCTTCATGAACCAACAGAGAAAGTCCTGCTGCATATCCAGCAGGCTTTCGGTCTGCATGATTTGGCCGTCGAAGATGCCCACAATGCTCACCAACGTCCCAAGTTGGAAGTCTACGACGATTGTGTCTTTGTGATCATTCGCACAGTGAAGCTGTCGGATCGTGAAAACCAGCGGATCGAATTTGGCGAGACGCATGTCTTTCTTGGGCCTCGTTACGTGGTCACCGTACGCCACGGATCTCCTCATTCCCATGTCGGAGTCAGGGCGCGGTGCGAATCAACGCCGAACCTATTGGCCAAAGGCGAAGGCTTTGTACTGCACGCAGTGATGGATTTCATTGTGGACCAGTACTTCCCCGTGATCGACGCCTTGGAAGCAGAGTTGGACGAGTTGGAGGTCCAGATCTTCAGCGGCAAGCTCATGCGCAGCGTCACGGCTAGGATCTACCACCTGCGTCGTGACCTGCTAGCCATCAAGCAAGCGATTTCACCGTTGATCGAAGTGTCTTCGCGTTTAGCGCGATCCAATTCGCAACTGATCTCGGACGATGCGCGGCCCTATTTCCAAGATGTTCATGACCACGTGGTCCGAATTGCGGACCTGATTGATAGTCTGCAGCAGTTGTCGCAGACGGCTCTGGAAAGCAACTTGGCGCTGATCTCCGTGGGGCAAAACGATGACACCAAACGTTTGGCGGCTTGGGCGGCGATGTTGGCTGTGCCGACGATGATTGCGGGACTGTATGGCATGAACTTCAAGTACATGCCAGAGACTCAGTGGGTGTGGGGTTACCCGGTCTCGCTAGGCATCATGTTGGTGTCGTGCCTGATACTGTATCAGTGGTTTCGAAAGCTTGGCTGGCTCTAG
- a CDS encoding ThuA domain-containing protein: MNKTFLLSASAVAFLLSCFFTSVGACGAETKKLVIVAGKPSHPPRMHEFNAGVQLLVKCLESVDDLQVEPVLNGWPKDESIFDDVDAVVFYMDGGGRHEIVQEDGRRLKLIDQWTANGVGVGFMHYGVEVIADQAGAEMQRWVGGHYENAFSCNPIWEPTFAVFPDHPITNGVKPFKALDEWYFNMRFVSDIVGNEPKQTDGIKFQPILLATPSDDVRDGPYVYPQGPYAHIQASAGRAEAMMWAVERADGGRGFGFTGGHFHDNWAGDDFRKVVLNALLWVAKVDVPADGVVSQVNPTMLDLNLDPKGSPKAKPKNKKKSAQ, from the coding sequence TTGAACAAAACATTTCTATTGTCGGCGTCCGCCGTTGCATTCCTGTTGAGCTGCTTTTTCACGAGCGTCGGTGCTTGCGGCGCCGAGACAAAGAAGCTTGTCATCGTCGCTGGCAAGCCGTCGCACCCGCCACGGATGCATGAGTTCAATGCGGGCGTTCAGTTGCTGGTCAAGTGCTTGGAATCGGTCGACGATTTGCAAGTCGAACCGGTTTTGAACGGATGGCCCAAGGATGAGTCGATCTTTGACGACGTCGACGCAGTTGTTTTCTACATGGATGGCGGCGGAAGGCACGAGATCGTGCAGGAAGATGGTCGCCGCTTGAAGTTGATCGACCAGTGGACTGCAAACGGTGTTGGTGTGGGGTTCATGCACTATGGCGTGGAAGTGATCGCTGACCAAGCTGGCGCCGAAATGCAGCGTTGGGTCGGTGGGCACTACGAAAACGCTTTCTCGTGCAATCCAATTTGGGAGCCGACCTTTGCGGTGTTCCCCGACCACCCGATCACCAATGGGGTCAAGCCGTTCAAGGCGCTGGACGAATGGTATTTCAACATGCGTTTTGTTTCGGACATCGTCGGCAATGAACCCAAGCAGACCGATGGCATCAAGTTCCAGCCGATCCTGCTGGCGACACCGTCGGACGATGTCCGTGATGGGCCCTATGTTTATCCCCAAGGACCTTATGCACACATCCAAGCGTCCGCCGGTCGTGCCGAAGCCATGATGTGGGCTGTCGAGCGGGCGGACGGCGGTCGCGGATTTGGGTTCACCGGTGGTCACTTCCACGACAATTGGGCCGGCGACGACTTCCGCAAGGTTGTCCTGAATGCGTTGTTGTGGGTTGCCAAGGTGGACGTGCCTGCCGACGGTGTTGTTTCCCAAGTCAACCCAACGATGCTAGACCTGAATTTGGATCCCAAGGGAAGCCCCAAGGCAAAGCCCAAAAACAAAAAGAAATCTGCCCAGTGA